In Mycolicibacterium gadium, the genomic window ATGCGCTGGCCGCCGCAGGCGGACCGGAACTCGACAGCGACGAACTGTGGCAGCGCTATCGGGAGGGTGCGCTGTACGCGTACACCGCCGCCCTCATCACCGCCGGGATGGGTGGCATGCAGGACGAGAACATCGCGTTGGAGGGTTTGCGGCGCGCGGTCACGGCACTCGACGATCTCGACACGGTCGCGGTCCTCGAGAAGTCGCTACACGTGACGAACTAAACTCATGGAACCCAAACGATTGAGGCACCGAAGGTGAACGATCCACTGCGCGATGCATCCGTAGCAGCCGAGGACTCCTCGACCCGACACCGAATCCTCGTCGCGACCGCTGAAGTACTCGCCCGCAGTGGACAAACCAAGCTCAGCCTCTCCGAAGTCGCCCTCCAGGCCGGCGTCTCCCGGCCGACTCTGTATCGCTGGTTCGCCTCCAAGCAGGAACTGCTCGATGCGTTCGGCATTTTCGAACGCGAGATGTTCGACAACGGGATCAGCAAGGCGACGGCGGGCCTGCGAGGCACCGAGAAACTCGATGCGGCGCTGCGATTCATCGTCGAGTACCAGCACTCCTACTCGGGTGTGCGCCTGGTCGACATCGAACCCGAAGTCGTGATCGGACAGCTGGGCCGGATTCTTCCGATCATGCGTACGCGCCTTGAGAAGCTGCTGAGCGGCCCGAACGGAGCGGTCAAGGCGGCCACCGCAATTCGTGTCGCGATCTCGCATTACATCGTGCGCAGCGACGACGACGACCAGTTTTTGGCGCAGCTTCGGCACGCGGCGGGGATCAAGCAGCCCGCCTGACTCGTCGGCGCCAATCCGGGGGTGACACTTCCGCAGAAGTTTGTAATGCTGAGCGTATGACCAGCGTGCAGGACGAAACGGGAGTACTGGCCGGCGACGAGCGGATGCTCATCGACGGCGAACTGCAACACACCAGCAGCGGCGCGACATTCGACGTCATCCATCCGGCCAGCGAAGAGGTCGCCGGCCAGGCAACCGACGGGACCGTCGCCGACATGGAACGCGCGGTCGGGGCGGCGCGGCGGGCCTTCGACCAGACCGACTGGTCGCGCGATCTGGACTTCCGCTATCACTGCCTCACCCAGCTGCACGAGGCATTCGAGCGAAACAAGGAACATCTGCGGCGGGTTCTGATCACCGAGGTCGGCTGTCCGGTGAAGGTGACCGGATCTCAGATCGAGAGTCCGATCGAGGAGGTCAAGCACTGGGCCGAGCACGGCAAGAACTTCGAGTACCTGGCCGACAACGGCGTGCACGAAACCCCGATGGGTCCTGCGCGACGCAAGATCCATTACGAACCCGTCGGAGTGGTCGGAGCGATCACCCCGTGGAACGTTCCGTTCTACCTCAACGTCGCCGAAACCATCCCCGCCCTGATGGCAGGCAACACGGTCGTCCTCAAACCCGCTCAGCTGACACCGTGGTCGGGTAGCGAGTACGGCCGCATCGTGGCCGAGGAGACCGACATCCCCGCGGGTGTGTTCAACGTCGTCGTCTCCAACGCCAACGAGGTGGGCGCCGCGCTCTCCGCCGATCCAAGGGTGGACATGATCACGTTCACCGGCTCCACCGCGACGGGGCGGGCCATCCTGGCCGCGGGTGCGCCGACGGTCAAGAAGACGCTGCTGGAACTCGGCGGCAAGTCTGCCCATATCGTGCTCGACGACGCCGACTTCAACATGGCGCTGCCGATGGCGGCGCTGATGGCGTGCGTGATGTCCGGGCAGAGCTGCATCCTGCCCAGTCGGATCCTGTTGCCGCGCAGTCGCTATGACGAAGGCATCGAGATCATGAAGAACATGATGGAGAATTTTCCGGTCGGCGACCCGTGGGATCCGAACAACATGCAGGGCCCGCAGATCAGCGAGGGGCAGCGCCAGAAGGTACTCGGGTTGATCAAGTCCGGTATCGACTCGGGCGCCCGGCTGGTCACCGGCGGCGGCATCCCAGAGAATCTGCCGACCGGCTATTACGTCCAGCCGACACTGCTGGCCGACGTCGACCCGGATTCCCAAGTGGCGCAGGAGGAGATCTTCGGGCCGGTGTTGTCGGTCATTCCCTATGAGGGTGACGCGGAGGCCATCGCGATCGCCAACAACTCGATCTACGGACTCTCCGGTGAGGTCAGCGGCGGCGATCTGGACCGCGCACTCGAGGTGGCCAAGCGGATGCGGACCGGCAACGTCACCATCAACGGCAAGAGCCACTTCGGCATCAACAGTCCGTTCGGCGGGACCAAACAAAGCGGTCTTGGCTACCGCAACGGCGAAGAGGGATACAAGGAGTATCTGGAGGCCAAGACGATCGGTATGCCCGAATGAGCGTTGAGGGCGACACGGCCGAAATCGCCCGGCTGCTCTACCGTTACGCCCGCGCCGTCGACACCAAGGACTGGGAGCTGTATCGGTCCGTCTTCACCGACGACGCGCATATCGACTACTCGTCGGCGGGTGCGATCGTGGGCAGCCGCGATGACGTGGTGGACTGGTTCGCGGCGAACTTCGGCGTGATCGCGTGGAGCATGCACTACATCACGAACATCGAAAGTGACATCGACGGCGATACCGCGACAGTGCGGGCGATGTTCTACAACCCCATGCAGCTACCCGGCATGGCGGAGATGAGTTCGTGCGGCGGCTATTACCATCACGAGCTGGTGCGGACGTCCGACGGCTGGCGCAGTCGTCAGCTCCGCGAGGAGAACGTCTGGTTCGCCAATGCTCCAGGCGCACCCGGTTCGTGAGACCCGAGTTTTGCAGAAGAAGTTCGAGTGAGCGTCTACAAAACTCGGACCTCGGCGTGAGACAAGGTCAGCCGGATCAGCCTTCGGCGGCCAATTGACCGCAGGCGGCGGCGATTTCGCGGCCGCGGGTGTCGCGCACGGTGCATGACACTCCGCGCGCCCGCACGCGCTTGACGAACTCGCGTTCGGCAGGTTTGGGGCTTGCGTCCCACTCGCTGCCCGGCGTCGGATTCAGCGGAATGAGGTTGACGTGCGCCAACGGTCCCAGCGCACCGTGCAGCAGCTTGCCCAAGAGATCCGCCCGCCATGGCTGGTCGTTGACGTCGCGGATGAGCGCGTACTCGATCGACACCCGCCGACCCGTCGTGTTCGCGTAATACCTTGCCGCATCGAGCACTTCGGCGACCTTCCAGCGATTGTTCACCGGTACCAGCGTGTCGCGCAGCTCGTCGTCGGGCGCGTGCAGCGACAGCGCCAGCGTCACGCCGAGGTGCTCGTCGGCCAGTTTGCGGATCGCCGGCGCGAGCCCGACCGTCGACACCGTGACCGAGCGAGCCGAGATGCCGAAACCATTGGGCGGCGCCGCGGTGATGCGACGTACGGCGGCGAGGACGCGGTTGTAGTTGGCCAGCGGCTCGCCCATCCCCATGAACACGATGTTGGACAGGCGGCCCCCGCGCGCAGCAGGCGCAATCCCCTCGCCGTCGCGGTCACGTAGTTCGACCGCCGCCGCCCGCACCTGCTCCAGGATCTCCGCGGTCGACAGGTTGCGCTGCAACCCGCCTTGGCCCGTCGCGCAGAACGGGCACGCCATGCCGCACCCGGCCTGCGACGAGATGCAGACCGTGTTGCGCTGCGGATAGCGCATCAACACCGACTCGAAGGTCGAGCCGTCGACCGCACGCCACAGCATCTTGCGGGTCTCACCCGCGTCGCATTCGATCTCGCGCACGGCATCGAGCAGCTTCGGGAACAGCGCGTCCGCGATCTGTTCACGAAGCGCCGCGGGCAGATCGGTCATCTGGTGCGGGTCGGCGGTGAGCCGTCCGTAGTAGTGATTGGCCAGCTGTTTACCCCGGAATGCGGGCAGCCCCAGGTCGGCGACGGCGGCCGCGCGGCCGTCGTCGTCGAGGTCGGCGAGGTGACGCGGCGGCATCGCGCGTCGCGGGGGGTCGAAAACGAGAGGTAGGGAAATGGCCATGAGCTCCTGCCAGTATCTCATTGCCGAGCACCCGAAATTAATTCGCGAACTTCTGCGTTGGCCGCAACTATGGGTCATATGCCCACCAGGACCATGCCGCTTGGCCCGGCGTCGGCTCTGACGTTCT contains:
- a CDS encoding TetR/AcrR family transcriptional regulator, yielding MNDPLRDASVAAEDSSTRHRILVATAEVLARSGQTKLSLSEVALQAGVSRPTLYRWFASKQELLDAFGIFEREMFDNGISKATAGLRGTEKLDAALRFIVEYQHSYSGVRLVDIEPEVVIGQLGRILPIMRTRLEKLLSGPNGAVKAATAIRVAISHYIVRSDDDDQFLAQLRHAAGIKQPA
- a CDS encoding aldehyde dehydrogenase family protein; amino-acid sequence: MTSVQDETGVLAGDERMLIDGELQHTSSGATFDVIHPASEEVAGQATDGTVADMERAVGAARRAFDQTDWSRDLDFRYHCLTQLHEAFERNKEHLRRVLITEVGCPVKVTGSQIESPIEEVKHWAEHGKNFEYLADNGVHETPMGPARRKIHYEPVGVVGAITPWNVPFYLNVAETIPALMAGNTVVLKPAQLTPWSGSEYGRIVAEETDIPAGVFNVVVSNANEVGAALSADPRVDMITFTGSTATGRAILAAGAPTVKKTLLELGGKSAHIVLDDADFNMALPMAALMACVMSGQSCILPSRILLPRSRYDEGIEIMKNMMENFPVGDPWDPNNMQGPQISEGQRQKVLGLIKSGIDSGARLVTGGGIPENLPTGYYVQPTLLADVDPDSQVAQEEIFGPVLSVIPYEGDAEAIAIANNSIYGLSGEVSGGDLDRALEVAKRMRTGNVTINGKSHFGINSPFGGTKQSGLGYRNGEEGYKEYLEAKTIGMPE
- a CDS encoding nuclear transport factor 2 family protein → MSVEGDTAEIARLLYRYARAVDTKDWELYRSVFTDDAHIDYSSAGAIVGSRDDVVDWFAANFGVIAWSMHYITNIESDIDGDTATVRAMFYNPMQLPGMAEMSSCGGYYHHELVRTSDGWRSRQLREENVWFANAPGAPGS
- the rlmN gene encoding 23S rRNA (adenine(2503)-C(2))-methyltransferase RlmN encodes the protein MAISLPLVFDPPRRAMPPRHLADLDDDGRAAAVADLGLPAFRGKQLANHYYGRLTADPHQMTDLPAALREQIADALFPKLLDAVREIECDAGETRKMLWRAVDGSTFESVLMRYPQRNTVCISSQAGCGMACPFCATGQGGLQRNLSTAEILEQVRAAAVELRDRDGEGIAPAARGGRLSNIVFMGMGEPLANYNRVLAAVRRITAAPPNGFGISARSVTVSTVGLAPAIRKLADEHLGVTLALSLHAPDDELRDTLVPVNNRWKVAEVLDAARYYANTTGRRVSIEYALIRDVNDQPWRADLLGKLLHGALGPLAHVNLIPLNPTPGSEWDASPKPAEREFVKRVRARGVSCTVRDTRGREIAAACGQLAAEG